A portion of the Cryptomeria japonica chromosome 5, Sugi_1.0, whole genome shotgun sequence genome contains these proteins:
- the LOC131030962 gene encoding eukaryotic peptide chain release factor subunit 1-3 encodes MADGQETDKNIEVWKIKKLIKTLESATGSGTSMISLVIPPRDQISRVSKMLGDELGTASNIKSRVNRQSVLGAITSAQQRLKLYSKVPPNGLVLYTGTIITEDGKEKKVTHAFEPFKPINSSLYLCDSRFHTEALNELLASDEKFGFIVMDGNGTLFGTLSGNTREVLHKFSVDLPKKHGRGGQSALRFARLRMEKRHNYVRKTAELATQFYINAATNQPNVAGLILAGSADFKTELSQSDMFDARLQAKILNIVDVSYGGENGFNQAIGLSAEILGNVKFLQEKHLIVKYFAEISQDTGKYVFGIDDTLKALEMGAVETLIVWESLDINRYTVQNSVTGDTLIKYLNREEELDVKTFRDPNSGAELEVKDKMPLLEWFANEYKKFGCNLEFVTNKSQEGSQFCRGFGGIGGILRYQLDLRTFDEQSDEEDVYEESE; translated from the coding sequence ATGGCAGATGGCCAAGAAACTGATAAGAACATTGAGGTATGGAAgatcaaaaaattaataaaaacctTGGAGTCTGCCACAGGTAGCGGTACAAGTATGATATCTTTGGTAATTCCTCCAAGGGATCAGATATCCCGTGTTTCAAAAATGCTTGGCGATGAGTTAGGAACTGCATCAAACATTAAGAGCAGGGTTAACCGACAATCAGTTTTAGGAGCAATAACTTCTGCACAGCAAAGGCTGAAGCTTTACAGCAAGGTCCCACCTAATGGTTTAGTGCTTTATACAGGAACTATTATCACAGAAGACGGAAAGGAAAAGAAAGTAACACATGCTTTCGAACCTTTTAAGCCCATAAATTCATCATTGTATCTTTGTGATAGTAGATTCCACACAGAGGCCCTGAATGAACTTCTTGCATCTGATGAGAAGTTTGGATTTATAGTTATGGATGGCAATGGCACTCTTTTTGGAACCTTGAGTGGTAACACTCGTGAAGTGCTTCACAAGTTCAGTGTAGATCTGCCTAAGAAGCATGGAAGAGGAGGACAATCGGCTTTGCGTTTTGCACGTCTTCGAATGGAGAAGCGCCACAATTATGTTCGGAAAACAGCAGAGCTAGCAACTCAGTTCTACATCAATGCTGCCACCAATCAACCAAATGTCGCTGGTTTGATCTTGGCAGGATCTGCAGATTTTAAGACTGAATTAAGCCAATCTGATATGTTTGATGCCAGGCTTCAGGCAAAGATACTTAACATTGTTGATGTATCATATGGTGGAGAGAATGGATTTAATCAAGCTATTGGACTATCTGCTGAAATTCTAGGAAATGTCAAGTTTCTTCAAGAAAAGCATTTGATAGTGAAATATTTTGCAGAAATAAGCCAGGATACAGGTAAGTATGTATTTGGTATTGATGATACTTTAAAGGCACTGGAAATGGGAGCTGTTGAAACACTGATTGTGTGGGAGAGCCTAGATATCAACAGATATACAGTACAGAATAGTGTGACTGGTGATACTCTCATCAAGTACTTAAACAGAGAGGAAGAGCTTGATGTAAAAACTTTCAGGGATCCAAACTCAGGAGCAGAGTTGGAAGTTAAAGACAAAATGCCCTTGTTGGAGTGGTTTGCTAATGAATACAAAAAATTTGGCTGCAACCTTGAATTTGTGACTAATAAATCACAGGAAGGCTCTCAGTTCTGCAGAGGATTTGGTGGTATTGGTGGGATCCTAAGATATCAGCTAGATTTGCGAACCTTTGATGAGCAGTCTGATGAAGAGGATGTCTATGAAGAATCTGAATGA